Proteins encoded by one window of Acidobacteriota bacterium:
- a CDS encoding C25 family cysteine peptidase — protein sequence MDEWLPRFSLAQLIGLSESEEAEPGPTNPDGFFKFRRLQLQDEKGYIPPDGLEKARRHVQLMLAAREERRKTREKAGLPASDLYSSGIGPNAWEWLGPGNIGGRIRAIVIHPTEPNKMWIGSVSGGIWHTTNSGSGWQPVNDFMANLAVTTMVIDPTNPSIMYAGTGEGFGNIDAIQGAGIFKSTDGGVTWNQLSSTANAAFFFVNRLSISPGGGTLLAATSQAQDVNGNLIATGGIQRSTDGGTTWTQPTTNQAMDVDFRPGDGSRAIVGQLGSASFSTDFGQTWNAATFNPPINPGAGNNGRVELAYAPSLGGSLVYASVNQNNGDVYRSTDGGQNYTRVNTGTNFFVAGSPNQGWYDNVIWVNPINSAFVIVGGIHLWRSTDSGNTFTQISDGTVTSAHADHHIIVAHPGFNNNDNQTVFFGNDGGIHRLQDINAEVPAGMTTLNFLDLNNNLGITQFYGGAGNNASQIIIGGTQDNGTLRFSGNTEGWTLMQGSDGGYCAADQTDSNYFYGETQNLGVVRSTDGGLTSTSINAGITDATCTPPPGGTCNPPTNFIAPLVIDPLDPNTLLAGGISLWRHTNVKGAFPPNPGDPTWTAIKPPTASNSPISAITVSPGSSSFILVGNNNGDIFRTTNGTAGSPTWTQIDTAAVPNRVVTRLVIDNTRTPNWIYATFGGFAVDNIYRSTDLGTTWTDVTGAGATGLPSVPVRALTYHPDRTDLLYVGTEVGIFTSEDGGATWDVNQDGPANVSVDELFFMAGPAFFSKALIAVTHGRGVYRVGDVLPPPIVTTTDDGGGDNENPVPGSLREAILRTHNTNNTGDVLTIKFAIPGGPGVKTINLGAKLPLILQPVFIDGWSQGGPDYTGPPLIELNGSQIVREFETDRASGLHVHTTAGGSYIRGLIINRCFDGGIDLNAGNNLVEGCYIGTSADGNADLGNGAEGVWLPSSNNRLIGNVISGNDLGVLIGFTSGNVLKGNYIGTNAAGTARLPNTNDGIRIFNSSGNTIGGTGVSEGNLISGNGTGLGADAIKIESSTSSGNIVQNNIIGLNAAGTAILANSGSGVHIINAPGNIIGGSGAATRNILSGASVGFSIGGYGIHIEGSSASGTQIRGNYIGTSADGNADLGNNGGGIFINNAPNTIIGGLVLDQINERNVISGNNNAQIYITGSLATGTQIKGNYVGLNATGDARVETSGIIGIRIESGNNQIGGTGLSDGNVISGNSIGISLNQAGASSNIVQGNRIGTDKTGTVDLGNSGDGIFILRGANNLIGGTTPEARNLISGNNASGITIAGDSANPAQGNLIQGNFIGTNAAGTASLGSNASGTGILLNSVIDVTIGGTAPGAGNLISGNGNSFGSNGVHLAVGHPNSGLVVQGNLIGTNAAGTAVIGNAGSGILVSGFGSGVTIGGATAAARNLIVGNDQYGIQLNGAGGNVVKGNLIGTDVTGTANWHNNISGISVGSPNNVIGGTSPGEANLIAFNGTNSNHVGVQILDGGAIGNRVRGNSIYSNTGIGIDLGGLGLTANDNCDTDTGANGLQNFPILTSAGNDAGTTLIAGSLNSTASASFTLDFYANPSCDASGNGEGKTYIGSFPVNTDATCATSFAVTLPIAVAVGQTITTTAIDAAGNTSEFSACRPVTAGLTLAAGTYSTIIINSGTTVTLTGDVTVTGNLTLNGDLNTAGFTLTMPAAATSSGTGDVIGNLRRTGITLGTPLSFGNPFNTIQFDSGTPPTEVTVTLTKSAPAGFPNAVQRTYTITPTGGSNYSATLQLHYLDGELNGNAEAAIELWRSDGSVWAGQGATLRDAIDNWVRLSGVTQFSPWTIAGPGGPTAIDLVSFTATGYDNGTLLEWQTGLEVDNLGFNVYREDAGNRQLINQQLVAGSALRAGSRLLTGESYGLFDGQVKGLKSTAVYWLEDVDLKGQSTWHGPFYTTYVGGNPPPVANVTLLNKLGAIPVSISATRMVERFAPSAVSGKPLSDDINPLASQSALKIYIKREGLYRITQNELAATGFDVKVDPRMLQLFVDGQELPIAVSTNKDGLLQSIDFYGLGIDTPSTDARAYWLIAGNHPGKRIPTVEDEGVSSSQASFTQTVERRDRTLYFAALKNGERENFFGAIVTSQLLDQPLTLQHLAPSTEPALLEVTLQGITQTPHRVLVLINDVVAGFINFNGQAQSSTRFILPHAHLREGLNTVRLASQNGTSDVSAVDCLRLSYQHTYNADNDVLRFNVSGKEQITVDSFTNQAIRVFDITDAGNPAQLMTHISESKTGFAVTVATSETGTRQLLAITDEQLQQPASLSLNSPSHWRDKRNAANLVMLTAKGFFTSLEPLKRLRESQGFKVAMVDVEDLYDEFNFGHKSPQAIRDFLQYAQSNWAGKLRFVMLVGDATYDTKNYLGLGDWDLVPTKLVDTNYMETASDDWFADFDNDGISELSIGRLPMRTLAEAGALVKKLTAYETSVTPFAALLVSDANDGFDFEQASRNLKPVLPAAMRIEELQRGRLDPTTAKAQLLAALTTGQRLINYTGHGSLNMWRGNLLTATEAVNLNQANLPMFVLMNCLNGYLHDATMDALGEALIKAEPGGAIAVWASSGLTLPESQNRLNQAFYKQLFSNPTKRLGEAAMAAKQAVTDTDVRRTWILLGDPTLRLR from the coding sequence TTGGATGAATGGCTACCGCGATTTTCACTTGCTCAACTCATCGGTCTCAGTGAGAGCGAAGAAGCAGAGCCGGGACCGACGAATCCCGATGGCTTCTTCAAATTTCGGCGCTTACAGTTGCAGGATGAGAAGGGCTACATCCCGCCCGATGGTTTAGAGAAAGCCCGTCGCCATGTTCAGCTAATGCTCGCCGCCCGCGAAGAGCGGCGCAAAACGCGGGAAAAAGCCGGGCTGCCAGCCAGTGACCTCTACAGTTCAGGGATTGGCCCAAACGCCTGGGAGTGGCTGGGGCCGGGCAACATCGGCGGGCGCATCCGTGCCATTGTGATTCATCCGACCGAACCCAACAAGATGTGGATCGGCAGTGTGTCGGGTGGCATCTGGCACACCACCAACAGCGGTTCGGGTTGGCAGCCGGTCAATGATTTTATGGCGAACCTCGCGGTCACCACGATGGTCATCGACCCGACCAACCCCAGCATCATGTATGCCGGCACCGGCGAAGGTTTCGGCAACATTGATGCCATTCAAGGGGCAGGCATTTTTAAATCTACCGATGGCGGCGTGACCTGGAATCAACTTTCATCCACGGCGAACGCCGCTTTCTTCTTTGTCAACCGGCTATCAATTTCGCCCGGTGGCGGTACACTGCTTGCAGCCACCTCGCAGGCGCAAGACGTCAATGGAAATCTCATTGCTACTGGTGGCATCCAACGATCAACGGATGGGGGAACGACCTGGACACAGCCGACAACCAATCAAGCGATGGATGTTGATTTTCGACCGGGTGATGGCAGTCGCGCCATTGTCGGCCAGTTAGGGTCAGCCAGCTTTTCAACCGATTTTGGTCAGACGTGGAATGCCGCAACTTTCAATCCCCCAATCAATCCGGGAGCAGGTAACAATGGACGTGTCGAGTTAGCCTATGCGCCCTCTTTGGGTGGGAGTCTGGTTTATGCTTCGGTCAATCAGAATAACGGCGATGTTTACCGCAGCACCGACGGCGGGCAAAACTACACACGAGTCAATACCGGCACGAACTTTTTTGTCGCCGGGTCTCCGAATCAAGGCTGGTATGATAACGTCATCTGGGTCAATCCGATCAATTCCGCCTTCGTCATTGTCGGCGGCATACACCTGTGGCGCAGCACCGACAGCGGCAACACCTTTACGCAGATCAGCGACGGCACCGTAACCTCTGCCCATGCCGATCATCACATCATTGTTGCCCACCCCGGTTTCAATAACAATGACAACCAGACAGTTTTTTTCGGCAACGACGGCGGCATCCACCGCCTCCAGGACATCAATGCTGAAGTCCCGGCCGGAATGACCACCCTGAACTTCCTTGATTTGAACAACAATCTCGGCATCACGCAGTTTTACGGAGGTGCCGGTAACAACGCTTCACAAATCATCATCGGCGGCACGCAGGACAACGGCACGCTGAGGTTTTCGGGCAACACCGAAGGCTGGACCTTGATGCAGGGCAGCGATGGCGGCTATTGCGCCGCCGATCAGACCGATTCAAATTACTTTTATGGCGAGACGCAAAATCTCGGAGTCGTTCGCAGCACCGACGGCGGACTGACGTCAACTTCTATCAACGCCGGCATCACTGACGCGACCTGCACGCCGCCGCCAGGGGGCACCTGTAACCCTCCTACGAACTTTATTGCCCCACTGGTCATCGACCCCCTTGACCCGAACACCTTGCTTGCGGGCGGTATCAGCCTTTGGCGGCACACCAATGTCAAAGGCGCTTTTCCCCCTAACCCTGGCGATCCCACTTGGACTGCGATCAAACCGCCGACGGCGAGCAACTCGCCAATCAGCGCCATCACGGTTTCCCCCGGCAGTTCAAGTTTCATCCTCGTGGGCAATAACAATGGTGATATCTTCCGCACCACCAACGGCACGGCCGGCTCGCCTACCTGGACGCAGATCGACACTGCCGCCGTCCCCAATCGTGTGGTGACGCGCCTGGTGATCGACAACACCCGCACGCCAAACTGGATTTATGCGACCTTCGGCGGATTTGCCGTTGACAACATCTACCGCTCAACCGACCTCGGCACGACGTGGACGGACGTAACCGGGGCGGGCGCGACGGGATTGCCGAGTGTGCCGGTGCGCGCCCTGACTTACCACCCCGACCGCACAGACCTGCTCTACGTCGGCACCGAGGTCGGTATTTTCACTTCCGAAGACGGCGGCGCGACCTGGGACGTAAATCAAGACGGCCCGGCGAATGTATCCGTCGACGAATTATTTTTTATGGCAGGCCCGGCATTTTTCAGCAAAGCCTTGATTGCCGTTACCCACGGGCGCGGCGTCTACCGGGTTGGCGACGTTTTGCCGCCGCCCATAGTAACCACAACAGACGACGGTGGCGGCGATAATGAAAATCCGGTTCCGGGTTCATTACGGGAAGCGATTTTGCGTACCCATAATACTAACAACACCGGTGACGTCCTCACCATAAAGTTCGCTATACCAGGCGGGCCAGGCGTCAAGACAATCAATCTGGGAGCGAAGCTCCCCTTAATCCTTCAACCTGTCTTCATAGATGGGTGGAGCCAGGGAGGACCGGATTACACTGGCCCGCCGTTGATTGAACTAAACGGCTCGCAGATTGTGCGTGAATTTGAGACCGACCGAGCCAGCGGGCTACATGTCCATACGACCGCCGGAGGCAGCTACATCAGAGGGCTTATCATCAATCGCTGCTTTGATGGCGGGATCGATCTGAACGCGGGCAATAACCTGGTCGAAGGTTGCTACATTGGCACATCAGCCGATGGCAACGCTGATCTGGGCAATGGCGCTGAGGGCGTGTGGCTACCTTCCAGTAACAACCGACTTATTGGTAACGTCATTTCAGGCAACGACCTTGGGGTGCTTATAGGATTTACCAGTGGGAATGTGCTGAAGGGTAACTATATTGGCACGAACGCCGCTGGCACAGCGCGCCTCCCGAACACCAATGACGGCATACGCATCTTCAACAGCTCTGGTAATACGATTGGGGGAACCGGCGTTAGCGAAGGCAACCTGATATCGGGTAATGGTACAGGACTTGGCGCCGACGCGATCAAGATTGAGAGCAGCACATCATCGGGCAACATTGTGCAAAATAACATCATCGGTCTGAACGCAGCGGGCACAGCCATTCTCGCTAACAGCGGCAGCGGCGTCCACATCATCAATGCTCCCGGCAACATCATCGGCGGCTCTGGCGCTGCGACGCGCAATATCCTTTCTGGCGCGTCGGTAGGTTTTAGCATCGGCGGGTACGGCATTCACATCGAAGGCAGTTCGGCTTCCGGCACACAGATTCGCGGCAACTACATCGGCACATCAGCCGACGGCAACGCCGACCTCGGTAACAACGGCGGCGGCATCTTCATTAACAACGCGCCGAACACCATAATCGGCGGGCTGGTTTTGGATCAGATCAACGAGCGCAACGTCATTTCGGGCAATAACAACGCTCAGATCTACATTACCGGAAGCCTTGCGACGGGCACGCAAATTAAAGGCAACTACGTCGGTCTGAACGCCACCGGTGATGCGCGCGTTGAAACCAGCGGGATTATCGGCATACGCATCGAAAGCGGCAACAACCAGATTGGCGGCACCGGCCTCAGCGACGGCAACGTCATCAGCGGCAATTCTATCGGCATTTCCTTAAACCAAGCCGGTGCATCATCGAACATCGTGCAGGGCAACCGCATCGGCACCGACAAGACCGGCACCGTCGATCTGGGCAACAGCGGAGATGGCATCTTTATCCTCCGCGGCGCCAATAACCTTATCGGCGGTACCACTCCTGAAGCGCGCAACCTTATCTCCGGCAACAATGCCAGCGGCATCACCATCGCCGGCGACAGCGCCAACCCGGCACAGGGCAACCTCATCCAGGGCAACTTCATCGGCACCAATGCCGCCGGCACGGCTTCGCTCGGCAGCAACGCCAGCGGCACCGGTATTCTTCTCAACAGTGTGATAGATGTGACTATCGGCGGCACCGCCCCGGGAGCGGGCAACCTCATTTCCGGCAATGGTAACAGCTTTGGCAGCAATGGTGTCCATCTGGCAGTTGGTCATCCGAACAGCGGTCTTGTGGTGCAAGGCAATCTCATCGGCACCAATGCCGCGGGCACGGCGGTAATAGGCAACGCCGGCAGCGGCATCCTGGTTAGTGGTTTCGGTAGCGGGGTGACAATCGGCGGGGCTACTGCCGCCGCGCGCAACCTCATTGTCGGAAACGACCAGTATGGCATCCAACTCAACGGCGCGGGCGGCAATGTGGTAAAAGGCAACCTGATCGGCACTGATGTTACAGGCACTGCCAACTGGCACAACAATATATCGGGGATTAGTGTAGGCTCTCCTAACAACGTAATTGGCGGCACGAGTCCGGGCGAAGCCAACCTCATCGCGTTTAACGGGACAAACTCAAACCACGTCGGCGTACAGATCCTAGATGGCGGCGCTATCGGCAATAGGGTTCGTGGCAACTCGATCTACTCAAACACCGGCATCGGCATTGACCTCGGCGGTCTCGGCTTGACTGCCAACGACAACTGCGACACTGACACCGGCGCGAACGGCTTGCAGAACTTTCCCATCCTGACTTCCGCCGGTAATGATGCCGGCACCACGCTTATCGCCGGTTCCCTCAACAGCACGGCAAGCGCCAGCTTCACCCTTGATTTCTATGCCAACCCATCTTGCGACGCATCCGGCAACGGCGAAGGCAAAACCTACATTGGCTCCTTTCCGGTCAACACCGACGCCACCTGCGCCACCAGTTTCGCCGTTACGCTTCCGATTGCCGTTGCCGTCGGACAAACGATTACCACGACTGCCATTGATGCGGCAGGCAACACTTCGGAGTTCTCCGCCTGCCGCCCGGTAACCGCCGGACTCACCCTCGCCGCCGGCACCTATTCAACTATCATCATCAACAGCGGCACAACCGTCACTTTAACCGGCGATGTTACAGTCACCGGAAATCTCACTTTAAATGGCGACCTCAATACTGCTGGTTTCACCTTGACCATGCCTGCTGCCGCGACCTCTTCAGGCACCGGTGATGTTATCGGCAATTTGCGTCGCACAGGCATCACGCTCGGCACCCCGCTCAGTTTTGGTAATCCTTTCAACACCATTCAATTTGATTCAGGAACGCCGCCTACTGAAGTCACCGTGACCCTCACGAAATCCGCGCCTGCCGGTTTTCCAAACGCTGTGCAACGCACCTATACCATCACGCCCACAGGGGGCAGTAATTATTCGGCAACCTTGCAACTCCACTATCTCGATGGCGAACTCAATGGCAATGCCGAAGCGGCCATCGAACTGTGGCGCAGTGATGGTTCCGTCTGGGCTGGGCAAGGGGCAACCCTTAGAGATGCCATAGACAATTGGGTACGGCTTTCGGGAGTAACCCAATTTTCACCCTGGACGATAGCCGGACCCGGCGGGCCAACGGCGATTGACCTTGTGAGTTTCACCGCCACCGGTTATGACAATGGCACCTTGCTGGAATGGCAGACCGGACTTGAAGTCGATAACCTGGGTTTCAATGTTTATCGTGAAGACGCCGGTAATCGCCAATTAATCAACCAACAACTGGTCGCAGGATCGGCGCTCCGTGCCGGTTCCAGGTTATTGACCGGTGAAAGCTATGGACTGTTTGACGGGCAGGTGAAAGGCTTAAAATCGACAGCCGTTTATTGGCTTGAGGATGTCGACCTCAAAGGTCAATCCACCTGGCACGGCCCATTCTATACAACCTACGTTGGCGGCAATCCGCCACCAGTCGCCAATGTCACATTGCTGAATAAACTGGGCGCGATACCGGTGAGCATTTCGGCAACTCGTATGGTTGAGCGGTTTGCGCCATCCGCTGTATCCGGCAAACCGCTCAGCGATGACATCAATCCCCTGGCTTCTCAATCAGCCCTTAAAATTTATATCAAGCGCGAAGGACTCTATCGCATCACTCAAAACGAACTTGCCGCCACCGGGTTCGATGTGAAAGTTGACCCGCGAATGCTGCAACTCTTCGTTGACGGTCAGGAATTGCCCATAGCGGTTTCGACCAATAAAGACGGGCTATTGCAGAGCATTGATTTTTACGGTCTTGGCATAGACACGCCTTCGACAGATGCGCGCGCCTACTGGCTCATCGCCGGAAATCATCCCGGCAAGCGCATACCAACTGTAGAGGACGAAGGCGTGTCTTCATCTCAAGCGAGTTTTACCCAAACCGTGGAGCGCCGTGACCGCACGCTCTATTTTGCGGCGCTTAAAAATGGCGAACGCGAAAATTTCTTCGGCGCAATCGTCACTTCCCAACTCCTTGATCAACCGCTCACCCTGCAACACCTTGCGCCAAGCACGGAACCGGCTCTGCTCGAAGTGACGTTGCAAGGCATCACGCAGACGCCGCACCGCGTGCTTGTACTAATCAATGACGTGGTTGCCGGCTTCATTAACTTCAACGGTCAGGCGCAAAGCTCAACTCGTTTCATCTTACCTCATGCGCATTTACGCGAAGGACTCAATACCGTTCGACTTGCATCTCAAAACGGCACGAGTGATGTTTCCGCAGTTGATTGCCTACGCTTATCCTATCAACACACATACAACGCAGATAATGATGTCCTCAGATTTAACGTTTCGGGCAAAGAGCAAATCACCGTAGACAGTTTTACAAATCAAGCCATTCGCGTTTTCGACATCACGGATGCCGGTAATCCCGCGCAGTTAATGACTCACATCAGCGAATCGAAAACCGGATTTGCCGTCACCGTTGCGACATCCGAAACCGGCACCCGCCAATTGCTCGCCATAACCGATGAGCAGTTGCAACAACCTGCTTCACTAAGCCTCAACTCCCCTTCACATTGGCGCGATAAAAGAAATGCTGCCAATCTGGTCATGCTCACGGCGAAAGGCTTTTTTACCAGCCTTGAACCGTTGAAACGTTTGCGTGAATCGCAAGGGTTTAAAGTCGCGATGGTGGATGTCGAAGACCTTTATGACGAATTTAATTTCGGGCATAAATCACCACAGGCGATTCGCGATTTTCTGCAATATGCGCAAAGCAATTGGGCAGGTAAACTTCGCTTTGTGATGCTCGTGGGCGATGCGACATATGACACCAAAAATTATTTGGGTTTGGGCGACTGGGACCTTGTACCGACGAAGCTAGTCGATACCAATTATATGGAAACCGCCTCAGATGATTGGTTCGCGGACTTTGATAATGACGGCATCAGTGAACTGAGCATTGGGCGATTGCCTATGCGAACCCTTGCGGAAGCCGGGGCATTGGTGAAAAAACTTACGGCTTACGAAACCTCTGTTACGCCATTTGCTGCCTTGTTGGTATCGGACGCCAATGATGGTTTTGATTTCGAGCAGGCTTCGCGCAATCTCAAACCTGTGCTGCCTGCCGCCATGCGCATTGAAGAATTGCAGCGCGGGCGTTTAGACCCGACAACCGCAAAGGCGCAATTACTTGCCGCCCTGACCACAGGTCAACGCTTGATTAATTACACCGGACACGGTTCATTGAATATGTGGCGCGGTAATTTGTTGACCGCTACGGAAGCCGTCAATCTCAATCAGGCAAATTTGCCGATGTTTGTGCTGATGAATTGTTTGAATGGCTATTTGCACGACGCTACGATGGACGCGCTCGGCGAAGCCTTAATCAAAGCTGAGCCTGGCGGCGCGATTGCCGTCTGGGCATCTTCGGGTTTGACCTTGCCGGAATCACAGAACCGGTTGAATCAGGCGTTTTACAAGCAGCTATTCAGCAATCCGACAAAACGGTTGGGTGAAGCCGCGATGGCAGCCAAACAAGCGGTCACGGATACGGATGTGCGCCGAACCTGGATATTGCTTGGCGACCCGACTTTGCGGTTGCGATAA
- a CDS encoding two-component regulator propeller domain-containing protein encodes MQSHTAKPVTGLLIWTLVLFTIAANVVFAERLPVKSFTTTDGLAQNTVNRIVRDSRGFLWFCTDGGLSRYDGYTFTNYGIEQGLPDNQVRNLLETRDGKYWVATFSGLCQFNPTGRPWTVGSLSTGQQPNQQMTDQHLTTDDPMFVFINPVDQQRTASVNALLEDRAGDVWCGAGHGLYRLEQVDGQWMARPVEIGLPREVENDRIVRALVEDRQGALWIGAGSGLYRRWSDGRAERYTTQQGLPANDILALLVDTNDHLWVATRKGLSQIAMEPGTHQPKIIRVYTEKNGLPSANTRSLFQSSTGQLWVGLVTSLVEFIPQARRDDLRLPQYTSELILSKMFVQSITEDRDGNLWIGTDNGALKLARNGFTTYTEAEGLGESRISALFESRAGDLCAMTILSTKTPLSWFAGKHFRAICPRLPQHLTYFGWGWNQLTLQDQAGEWWLPTGQGLVRYPKVSHVGSLANTPPKAIYTTKDGLVSNDIFRLYEDSRGDIWIATFSEARGGITRWERTTETFHHYGEADGLPLKNADPTAFAEDREGNLWIGFIDTDFLARFRDGHFTLLTTKQGLPAGGVYDLYLDRAGRLWIASTLGGLTCLDDTSAEQPRFLTYTTAQGLSGNTINCITEDLYGRLYVGTARGLDRLDPISGRVKPFTVADGLIAGEVLVSFRDHKGDLWFGGKSGLSRLTPQPDPPQTPPPVLITGLRIGGETQQISALGETRIAAIELAPDKNQVQLDFVALGFSPGEGLRYQYKLEGASEDWSPLSDQRTVNFARLAPGSYRFLVRAVNADGVMSQPPASFSFRILPALWQRWWFLTLTALAVAAAVYALFRYRIAQLLKVERLRMRIASDLHDDIGSSLSQISIISEVVRAQLADNHPALSTPLSTIAQTSRELVDSMSDIVWAINPKRDNLQDLVQRMRRFASDTLTAQEIDFEFIAPDGLPEIKLDTDKRREIFLIFKESINNAVRHARCTEVFIELSLSQGHVHLDIKDNGKGFDVASATRGHGLFSMRQRAERINGRLQITSTTGLGTSISLQAPLKIHRHRVI; translated from the coding sequence ATGCAGAGCCATACGGCAAAACCAGTAACGGGACTTCTGATTTGGACGCTTGTGCTGTTCACTATCGCGGCAAATGTCGTTTTCGCTGAGCGGTTGCCGGTCAAGTCCTTCACCACGACTGATGGTCTGGCGCAAAACACGGTCAACCGGATTGTGCGCGATTCGCGCGGGTTTCTCTGGTTTTGCACGGATGGGGGATTGTCGCGGTATGACGGTTATACCTTCACCAATTATGGCATCGAACAGGGATTGCCTGACAATCAGGTTAGAAACCTGTTAGAAACCCGTGATGGCAAATACTGGGTAGCCACTTTCAGCGGTCTCTGCCAATTTAATCCCACCGGTCGCCCGTGGACTGTCGGGTCATTGTCAACCGGTCAGCAACCCAATCAACAGATGACGGACCAACACCTGACGACGGACGACCCGATGTTCGTCTTCATCAATCCGGTTGATCAACAAAGGACGGCGAGCGTGAACGCGCTGCTTGAGGATCGCGCAGGCGACGTCTGGTGTGGAGCCGGACATGGACTTTACCGGCTCGAACAGGTGGACGGGCAATGGATGGCTCGCCCGGTAGAGATTGGGCTTCCGCGAGAGGTTGAGAACGATAGAATTGTGCGTGCTCTGGTAGAAGACCGGCAGGGAGCCTTGTGGATCGGCGCAGGCAGTGGGCTTTACCGGCGTTGGTCTGACGGTCGCGCGGAACGCTACACCACGCAGCAGGGTCTGCCAGCCAACGACATCCTTGCGCTGCTCGTGGATACCAACGATCACCTATGGGTCGCGACCCGCAAAGGGTTGTCGCAAATCGCGATGGAACCCGGAACTCACCAGCCCAAAATCATCCGCGTCTACACCGAGAAAAACGGACTTCCCAGTGCCAATACGAGAAGCTTATTTCAATCCTCCACGGGGCAGTTGTGGGTCGGTTTGGTTACATCGCTGGTCGAGTTTATTCCGCAAGCCCGGCGGGATGATTTGCGACTTCCTCAATATACGAGCGAGTTGATTCTGAGCAAGATGTTTGTGCAATCCATCACGGAAGATCGCGATGGTAATCTCTGGATTGGCACGGATAACGGGGCGCTCAAGCTGGCGCGAAACGGCTTTACCACCTACACGGAAGCCGAAGGGCTTGGCGAATCCCGCATCTCGGCTCTTTTTGAAAGCCGCGCCGGGGATTTATGCGCCATGACGATCCTGTCCACAAAGACGCCGCTGAGTTGGTTTGCGGGAAAGCATTTCCGGGCGATTTGCCCGCGACTGCCTCAACACCTCACCTACTTTGGCTGGGGCTGGAATCAGCTTACGCTTCAAGACCAGGCAGGAGAATGGTGGCTCCCCACCGGGCAAGGATTGGTGCGCTATCCCAAAGTCAGTCACGTTGGCAGCCTCGCCAACACGCCGCCGAAAGCGATTTATACGACTAAAGACGGACTGGTTTCAAACGACATCTTCCGCTTATATGAGGACTCGCGCGGCGATATATGGATTGCGACTTTCTCTGAAGCCCGAGGTGGGATCACGCGCTGGGAACGAACAACGGAGACCTTTCATCACTACGGGGAAGCTGATGGCTTGCCGCTGAAGAACGCTGACCCGACTGCTTTTGCGGAAGACCGTGAAGGAAATCTCTGGATTGGTTTTATTGATACCGATTTCCTGGCTCGTTTCCGTGACGGACATTTCACCCTATTGACCACCAAACAAGGACTGCCGGCGGGCGGGGTCTATGACCTTTATCTGGATCGCGCAGGGCGATTGTGGATTGCCTCGACGCTGGGCGGTTTGACTTGCCTCGACGACACCAGCGCGGAGCAACCTCGATTCCTCACCTACACAACCGCTCAAGGACTATCCGGCAATACCATCAACTGCATTACCGAAGACCTTTACGGGCGCTTGTACGTCGGCACGGCGCGCGGCTTAGACAGGCTCGACCCGATTAGCGGGCGCGTCAAACCTTTCACGGTTGCCGATGGTTTGATTGCGGGCGAAGTGTTAGTGTCGTTTCGCGACCACAAAGGCGATTTATGGTTTGGCGGAAAAAGCGGCTTGTCACGGCTGACACCACAACCCGACCCACCCCAGACGCCGCCGCCGGTTCTGATCACCGGATTGCGTATTGGCGGCGAGACGCAGCAGATTTCGGCGCTCGGCGAAACCCGGATTGCCGCGATTGAACTTGCCCCCGACAAGAACCAGGTTCAGCTAGACTTCGTGGCGTTGGGATTCAGCCCCGGCGAAGGACTCCGCTATCAATACAAGCTCGAAGGGGCAAGCGAAGATTGGAGTCCGCTATCAGATCAACGCACGGTTAATTTCGCGCGTCTAGCGCCGGGCAGCTATCGCTTCCTGGTGCGGGCAGTCAACGCGGACGGGGTGATGAGCCAGCCGCCCGCGAGCTTTTCATTCCGCATCTTGCCTGCCCTCTGGCAACGCTGGTGGTTTTTGACGCTCACGGCATTGGCGGTTGCCGCCGCCGTCTATGCGCTCTTTCGTTACCGCATCGCTCAACTACTTAAAGTTGAGCGCCTGCGAATGCGGATTGCCAGCGATCTGCACGACGACATCGGTTCCAGTCTGTCGCAGATTTCAATTATCAGTGAAGTCGTCCGCGCTCAACTTGCCGACAATCATCCGGCTCTTTCAACGCCGCTTTCAACCATTGCGCAAACTTCGCGGGAGTTGGTGGATTCGATGAGCGACATTGTATGGGCAATCAATCCCAAGCGTGACAATCTGCAAGACCTCGTTCAACGAATGCGCCGTTTTGCCAGCGATACCTTAACGGCGCAAGAGATTGATTTTGAATTTATCGCGCCCGATGGACTACCCGAAATCAAACTCGATACCGACAAGCGCCGCGAAATTTTTTTAATCTTCAAAGAATCCATTAACAATGCCGTCCGCCATGCGCGCTGTACAGAGGTTTTCATTGAGCTTTCATTATCCCAGGGACATGTCCATCTTGATATTAAAGACAATGGCAAAGGGTTTGATGTCGCCAGCGCAACCCGTGGACACGGCTTATTCAGTATGCGTCAGCGAGCCGAGCGCATCAATGGACGATTGCAGATCACCTCTACAACGGGTCTGGGTACATCAATCAGTTTACAAGCGCCGCTCAAAATCCACCGGCACAGGGTAATTTGA